One part of the Vicia villosa cultivar HV-30 ecotype Madison, WI linkage group LG6, Vvil1.0, whole genome shotgun sequence genome encodes these proteins:
- the LOC131608827 gene encoding cystathionine gamma-synthase 1, chloroplastic yields the protein MAVSSLHRVFTFECRSDPDFSSLPSAENLRTPRHFPAAGLSSAFYGVSSPILRFPPNFQRQLSTKARRNCSNIGVAQIVAASWSNEGAGGPAAGANPVPAVASAVDAATAPIPLDLDADDENVVDAAGNGAVQTNRRSYSSFLKTDASKTIHAAERLGRAIVTDAITTPVVNTSAYFFKKTADLIDYKEKRFASYEYGRYGNPTSTVLEEKLSELEGAESTVLLASGMCASIVMLMALIPAGGHLVTTTDCYRKTRVFIETVLPKMGITASVIDPADVGALESALEQNKVSLFFTESPTNPFLRCVDIKLVSELCHKHGALLCIDGTFATPLNQKALALGADLVMHSCTKYIGGHHDVIGGCISGSAKLISEIRILHHILGGVLNPNAAYLFIRGMKTLHLRVQQQNSTGMGMAKFLEAHPKVKRVYYPGLPSHPEHELAMRQMTGFGGVVSFEIDGDLETTIKFVDSLKIPYIAPSFGGCESIVDQPAILSYWDLPASERARWKIYDNLVRFSFGIEDFEDLKADIVQALEVI from the exons ATGGCCGTTTCAAGCCTCCACCGTGTCTTCACCTTCGAGTGCCGTTCCGATCCCGATTTCTCCTCTCTCCCATCAGCCGAAAACCTCCGCACCCCTCGCCATTTCCCCGCCGCCGGCCTCTCCTCCGCCTTCTACGGCGTCTCCTCCCCCATCCTCCGTTTTCCCCCAAACTTTCAGCGTCAGCTGAGCACCAAAGCTCGCCGTAACTGCAGCAACATCGGTGTCGCGCAAATCGTCGCTGCTTCGTGGTCTAATGAAGGCGCCGGCGGCCCCGCCGCTGGGGCAAATCCGGTGCCGGCCGTTGCGTCAGCTGTTGACGCTGCGACCGCGCCGATCCCCTTGGACCTCGACGCCGATGACGAGAATGTTGTCGATGCCGCGGGAAATGGGGCTGTACAGACTAACCGTAGGTCTTATTCTTCGTTTTTGAAAACCGATGCAAGCAAAACGATTCATGCCG CTGAGAGACTTGGTAGGGCTATTGTGACTGATGCAATTACCACTCCTGTGGTGAACACTTCTGCCTACTTTTTCAAGAAAACTGCTGATCTTATTGATTATAAG GAGAAGCGTTTCGCTAGTTATGAATATGGGCGTTATGGAAATCCAACCAGTactgttttggaggagaaattaaG TGAATTGGAAGGGGCTGAGTCAACTGTCTTATTGGCATCTGGAATGTGTGCTAGCATAGTTATGCTCATGGCGCTGATTCCAGCTGGTGGACATCTTGTGACTACAACTGATTGTTACAGGAAGACTAGGGTGTTTATAGAGACTGTGTTGCCAAAGATGGGGATCACG GCCTCTGTGATTGATCCTGCTGATGTTGGAGCCTTGGAATCTGCATTGGAGCAGAACAAG GTGTCTCTATTCTTCACCGAGTCTCCTACCAATCCATTCCTGAGATGTGTTGACATTAAGCTGGTTTCAGAGCTTTGCCACAAGCATGGGGCTTTGCTCTGCATTGATGGTACATTTGCAACACCTTTGAACCAGAAGGCTCTTGCCCTTGGTGCTGATTTGGTTATGCACTCTTGTACAAAGTACATTGGTGGACATCATGAT GTTATTGGTGGTTGCATAAGTGGCTCTGCTAAGCTGATTTCAGAAATTCGTATTTTGCATCATATTTTGGGCGGTGTTCTTAACCCG AATGCCGCGTACCTATTCATCAGAGGCATGAAAACACTGCATCTTCGTGTACAGCAGCAGAATTCAACTGGAATGGGGATGGCCAAATTTTTAGAGGCACATCCCAAG GTGAAGCGTGTCTACTATCCAGGCTTGCCAAGTCATCCTGAACATGAGCTTGCCATGAGGCAGATGACTGGTTTTGGGGGTGTAGTCAGTTTTGAG ATTGATGGAGATCTAGAAACCACAATAAAATTTGTTGATTCACTGAAAATCCCATATATTGCTCCCTCTTTTGGTGGCTGTGAGAGCATTGTGGACCAGCCAGCCATTTTGTCTTACTG GGATCTTCCTGCATCTGAAAGGGCTAGGTGGAAAATTTATGACAATTTGGTTCGCTTCAGTTTTGGAATTGAAGATTTTGAGGATTTGAAGGCTGATATCGTGCAGGCGCTGGAAGTCATATAG